In the genome of Dyadobacter fermentans DSM 18053, the window CCTGCCCCGCGAAGGTTTCCGGTGTTTTGATCTGTGCGCGCTGCTCGACGGGTTGCGTCAGTTTACAACCCGATACGGTGATCAGGATTGCAGGGAATAGCAAACCGTATATATGCTTGAAATTTCTTTTCATCAATATTGAATGTGATTTGAATGGCCGCGGAGCACGCCCCGCGGCCGGAACTGAACGTAGAGGGGGCTTAGTGCAGCATTGCCTCTTCCTCCGTCGCCACTACCGGAGGGGGTGTTTTTTTCTCCCTGGCCATGCCCGCGAATACCACATACAAGCCCGGAATGATGATCACCCCGAAAATGGTACCGATGAGCATCCCGCCGGCAGCCGCAGCCCCGATGGACCGGTTCCCGATTGCTCCTGCACCTGAGGCCATTACGAGCGGGATAAGTCCCGCGACGAATGCAAAAGAGGTCATCAGGATCGGACGCAGACGTTCCGTGGCACCTTCCAGCACCGCCTCGATCACCGTTCGGCCTTCTTTCTGCCGGATAATGGCGTATTCAACGATCAGGATCGCGTTTTTACCTAAAAGACCAATTAGCATGACCAGGGAAACCTGTGCGTAAATGTTGTTCTCCAATCCCATCAGTTTCAATGCAAGGAATGCACCGAACACCCCTGTGGGCAAGGAAAGGATTACCGGCAGCGGTAGCAGGAAACTTTCATACTGTGCCGCTAGCAACAGGTACACGAATATGAGACAGATCGCGAAGATGAACACAGCCTGGTTGCCCGACAGGATTTCTTCACGCGTCATACCCGACCAGTCGTAGGTGTAACCTTTCGGAAGGCTGGTAGCCGCTACGCGCTCCACTGCTTTAATGGCGTCACCGCTACTGAAACCGGGCGCAGCGTCACCGTTGATCATCGCCGACGTGTACATATTGTAACGCGTGAGCAGCTCAGGGCCGTATACCCTTTCAAGTCGGATGAATGTCGAGAACGGCACCATTTCGCCCCGGTTGTTTTTGACATACAATTTGAGAATGTCTTCCGGGTTTTTACGAAAGCTCGCATCGGCTTGCACCATTACCTTGTACATCTGCCCGAAACGGATGAAGTTGGATGCGTAGTAGCTACCGATCATCGTTTGGAGCGTGCTCATTGCGACGTCGATGGAAACGCCTTTTTTGGCTGCAATATCCGAATCGACGTGGATCAGGTATTGCGGGAAGCTCGCATCGAAGCTACTGAATGCCGCAGCGATCTCGGGCGTGGCCATGAGGTCTTTGACAAACTTATTGGTGACCTCGGCCGTTTTTTGAAGGTCTTCGTTACCGGAGCGGTCCTGCAAGCGCAGCTCGAAACCGGAAGAGTTACCAAACCCGGGCACGGTAGGAGGCGGGAAGAACTGGATCTCCGCATCTTTAATGTGCTTGGTTTTGGCTTCCATTTCCCTGATAATGTCCTGCACCGAAACGCTCCGCTGATCCCAGGGTTTCAGGTTGATCATCGCCATACCGTACGACGAACCGGCCGATTCGGTGAGAAGGCTGTAACCCGATAGTGAGGATACCGATTCGACGGCTTCGAGGCTCTCCGCTACTTTTTGGATCTCATCCAGCACCACCTCGGTCCGTTCGACGGTTGCGCCTACGGGCGTCGTTACGTTCACGTTGATTACGCCCTGGTCTTCGGTAGGGATAAATCCGCTCGGGAGAATGGTGTTAATGCCAAATGTAGCTACACAGAAACCGATGAGCAATCCGATCGTAATCATCCGGCGGCCCACGATCGCGGTCAGCAGTTTGCGGTAACCGCTCTGAACGCCGTTATAGCCTTTATTGAACCCGTTGAAAAATCTTGTCAGAGGATTGTTTTTTACAGGCTGCCCGTGGGTATTCTTCAACATCAGCGCACATAATGCCGGCGTGAGCGTAAGGGCATTGATACCCGATATGACAATGGAAATGGCGAGGGTGATCGAAAATTGCCGGTAGAATATCCCGACCGGCCCGGACATGAATGCCACCGGTACGAATACGGCCGACATTACCAGCGTGATCGCGATGATTGCGCCACTCATTTCCTTCATCGATTCGATGGTCGCCTCGTAGGCGTTCAGGTGCTTTTCGGCCATCTTGGCGTGCACTGCCTCGACGACCACAATGGCATTATCGACGACAATACCAATTGCAAGTACCAATGCAAAAAGCGTAAGCAGGTTAATCGAGAATCCAAACAGCTGCATGAAAGCAAACGTACCGACCAATGCCACCGGCACCGCCAGGGCCGGGATCAGCGTGGAGCGGAAGTCCTGCAAAAACAAATACACAATGAGGATTACGAGAATAAATGCCTCGATGAGCGTGCGAATAACCTCGTGAATGGAGGCATCGAGGAAGCGCGAAACGTCGTAGGAAACGAAATAATCCATTCCGGGAGGGAATGTTGCGCCTTTCAGTTCGGCTACTTTATCCTTGATATTCTGGATTACTTCCTGCGCATTGGAACCGGGGCGCTGCTTGATCATGATCGAAGCCGATGGGCGCCCGTTCGATTTCGATGCCATATCATATTCCAAAGTACCGAATTCGATCTTGGCGACGTCTTTCAGTTTCAGAATGGAACCGTCGGGGTTCGAGCGGAGCACGATATTCTCGTACTGAGCAGGTTCGAACAGTTTTCCGGTGTATTTCAAAACATATTGCAATACATTCTTTTCACGGCCGGAGCTCACACCGGTTTTACCTGGTGCCGCTACC includes:
- a CDS encoding efflux RND transporter permease subunit, translating into MFQKFIERPVLSLVISIFITLLGVLAVLELPVSQFPDIVPPSVVVTATYTGANAEVCVDAVAVPLEKAINGVPGMTYMTSVSGNDGVTTINISFNVGVDPDLAAVNVQNRVQTVIDELPEEVIKAGVTTEKEVNSMLMYLDIMSSDTTVGEDFVYNFADINILKELKRIDGVGRAQIMGSKDYSMRVWLEPDRMNSYNVSADEVIQAIRDQNVVAAPGKTGVSSGREKNVLQYVLKYTGKLFEPAQYENIVLRSNPDGSILKLKDVAKIEFGTLEYDMASKSNGRPSASIMIKQRPGSNAQEVIQNIKDKVAELKGATFPPGMDYFVSYDVSRFLDASIHEVIRTLIEAFILVILIVYLFLQDFRSTLIPALAVPVALVGTFAFMQLFGFSINLLTLFALVLAIGIVVDNAIVVVEAVHAKMAEKHLNAYEATIESMKEMSGAIIAITLVMSAVFVPVAFMSGPVGIFYRQFSITLAISIVISGINALTLTPALCALMLKNTHGQPVKNNPLTRFFNGFNKGYNGVQSGYRKLLTAIVGRRMITIGLLIGFCVATFGINTILPSGFIPTEDQGVINVNVTTPVGATVERTEVVLDEIQKVAESLEAVESVSSLSGYSLLTESAGSSYGMAMINLKPWDQRSVSVQDIIREMEAKTKHIKDAEIQFFPPPTVPGFGNSSGFELRLQDRSGNEDLQKTAEVTNKFVKDLMATPEIAAAFSSFDASFPQYLIHVDSDIAAKKGVSIDVAMSTLQTMIGSYYASNFIRFGQMYKVMVQADASFRKNPEDILKLYVKNNRGEMVPFSTFIRLERVYGPELLTRYNMYTSAMINGDAAPGFSSGDAIKAVERVAATSLPKGYTYDWSGMTREEILSGNQAVFIFAICLIFVYLLLAAQYESFLLPLPVILSLPTGVFGAFLALKLMGLENNIYAQVSLVMLIGLLGKNAILIVEYAIIRQKEGRTVIEAVLEGATERLRPILMTSFAFVAGLIPLVMASGAGAIGNRSIGAAAAGGMLIGTIFGVIIIPGLYVVFAGMAREKKTPPPVVATEEEAMLH